The DNA segment CCTGGCTCAGATCTTGTAGCATAGGCCGTGCCCACTTTCCCTGGTCTGGGAGACCCTGGAGACTGTCTTTGCACCAGCTCCTGGAGCCTCACGGTGGTGCAACCCACAGACCCTTCAGCTTCACCCACTCTTTCTGTACCAGGGCCCTCAGAGAACTGAGCGGCCACGCCTCATAGGTCTCTCTGGAGCACTCGAGTAGTCTGAGCCTGGCACTTCCATTGCTCTGCACCAAATCCTGTCTGTGTGCCTTTCTTCCTGAGCATAGGGCTCTACCACAAACCCAGATTCCTCACGGGACACAAGCCCCTTGTGGGTGACACTGGCTAGAGGGGCTGCTTCTTGGCTAGGACCAGGGTGACTAGCAAAATGGGGATCCTTTGGAGGATTTTCTTTTGAGTATGCATATCTGGTTTGGTGGCGTGCTGCCCAAGGCAGGGGACAGGGTTCCGAAGGCAGACTACCGTGGCAGTGCTTGGGGGTCTGAGCTGAAACACTGGTCTTAGTCTCCCCTTCCTGGGCCTCCCTCTGAGTGTTGCCCTGTGTGCTCAGGCCAGGGTTTTCAGGGACACCCTGTCTATGCTCAGATCACCTGCGTGCTGCTGCCTCACCTCCATCAGGGACCTGTTCAACTTGGCCCCACCCCACTGCCCACCTGACGATCTCCCTGTGACCAAGGGTCAGTGCCAATGCTAGGCCCCAGTCGTCCACCCAGATGGACCCaggcccagcccccagcccccggCCCACACAGAGACCACATGGGAGATGCAACACGCATGGCTCTGGTGAGACAGGTGAGACAGGTGTCTGGGGGGCGGGGCCAGCGGCCAGACAGACGGACGGGATGGGACATCACAGCTACACCCTCCAGAGCTGTTGCAGAGCAAGAACGAGGCGTCAAGCCCCTCGTGGAGGCAAGAGAAACAGGGATGAAACAGACGTGGCGTGGTATCCTGGCAGGGACAACCTGGGACAGGGCTACTCTAGTTCCCAGGGTCTGGGTAGCCCAGAGAGATGGTGAGGCTGACTGACTGACCAACAACATGACACGGCTTCCAGATGGTGTGTGGGTCATGGCatggggagggaggtgggcagACTAACGTGGAGACACATGGGGAAGCTGAGGACCAGTGAGGGCTCCAGGAGAGTTCCGGAGAGTTCTAAAGGACGGCACCCTTGTATGGGTGGAGGGTGGGTGAAGGACTGACTCGAGGCATCGGCACGGATGGCCAGGGTTGgaggcggggacaggggtgggatGGTGAGGGTGAGGGAGACAGACATGGGGCAAGGGAGGAGTCAGAGACGCGGGACTGGGGTGCTTCCCCCTTACCGTGTCTTTGGAGGACCTACGTCTCTTGAAGCTGGAGGCCAGGGTGGAGGTGATAGCCCTAAATGTGGCTTTCTTTTTAGGGTCGGGCTCTGCTCTACCACTCTTTCTATCCTAAAATGAATATGTATAAGTGATTAGACGGCTAAGGGTGGCGGCCACACCTGCCCTTGCCTGCTCCTTGGGGGCCACTGCCAGGCCCGGCCGGCCACTCAGGCCCTGAATCCTGCCTGCCTCACTGTGCTGGACAGACCGACCAACAGCCAGACTTTTGAGAGTGGCCTCTTCTGCCCGGGGTTGGGCCTGTCCTTGCTTGTGCTGGGGCTGGGCTTGGGGTCCTGCTGGCACTCTTCCTAGAATGTTCGCCTGGCTCCTGGGTGGCCCTGGCTTAGAGGCATCCTGAGGAGGAGGAGCCCCTGAGGACAGGAAGAGCTTCCTCTCGGGGGCCACACCAGCCCCTTTGTTCAGAGGCTGTTGACCCCAAAAGGCACACACCAGGAAGGGGTCAAGGACCCAAGGAGGTGTCCAGTTGGAATTGGAGTGATAGACAGAGGCAGATCCGGGGGCACTGGCCTGGAGTCTGATGGCCAGCATGGCCCTGGACAGCTGTGGCCAGGTCCCCAGGGGACCTGTAGGGCCAAAAGCAAGAACGGGTGGATGAGAGATGTGGGGGCTCCAAGAGCCCTGTCCCCCCCAACAGCCCTCACTGTAATGTCAATGTCAGCTCAGGACACAGCTCCAGCAAGACacccagagaaagagaagagacaagTGAATCGGAACCTGGCCGTTGGCCGCTAGTCTTCAGGCTTGCGTGAACCTCACTGCCCACCCTGTCCCTTTCCCTGGTGGCTTCTGACCATCCCACATGCAGCCTTATCCCTGCCAGCCACAAATCCACACGGATGTGGCCTGAGGCACCAGGTGAGGCAGATCAGCCCCTTTTAGATTGGAGTCACAGAGctggacacagaaagaaaaggggtCTCCGGAAGGGGTGTCAAAGGAGCTGGGATGTAGCAGGCCATATGCATCTCAGATCACATACTACACACAGGCGGGCCCTTGTCTTACCCTGCCTGATTGCCTTCCTATGGATTGGGTGCCAGTAGGTGACTCTGGAAACAGAGGGGCCAGGCAGAAGCTTGGAGCAGGGTTCATGGCCTCCCTTGGCCCAGCTTGGCAGTGGGTGGCCACCTGCAGGCAGCTCCTGCCTGTGCTGCCCCTGTGTCTTGGGAACACTCACCACTGCCCCTGGCCATGGCTCCTAGCACCAGTCCTGCCCATGAGCCAGAGCCAGTGCCACGGCCTGTAGGGATAGAGTAGGGCCGTGGCCTGGCGGGGCCCTGGACGCCAGGCCTCGGAGGGTGGCCTGTCCTACCTGCAGGTTCTTCCTCCACACGTTCACTGCTGCAAAAGCCAGCTGCATCTGCTTCCTACGGGCATCCTTGTGTCTTTTGTAGGCGATCTCAATGAAAATCAGGAAGATCCCAGCCACGATGCCTCCAGCCACCAGCATAAAGACCCCTGTGTGAAGTACCCAGTGCCTCATCTGACTGCCCAGAGGCTGTAGCCCCCAAACAATCCATCCCGGCATCAAGGAAGCACGGAGGGCCCACCTGCCATGTTCTCAAAAGTGAGAGTCGCAGGAGCATTGCTGCGGGAGTCACATTCCTGATACCGAACCCATGTTTTATCCAGATCCTCCATGAAGCCATTCTCATGGGACCTGagtagggaagaggagagggaaggcagggcTGGAAGCAGGCGTGGGACTGGGAATGGGCACGGCTTGCATCTAGGAGTGgggctgtgtgagtgtgcggGGCGTTCAGTGGGGAGGACTGGGAATGGGCAGGGCTCACAGGGGAGGCAGTACCATGGGACAGACTTTTCAGCCCAAGTGgggctttggtttgtttgtttgcttgtttgtttgtttcgagacagggtttctctgtagctttggtgcctgtccgggaactagctcttttagaccaggctggccttgaatatcagagatctgcctgcctctgcctcccgagtgctaggattaaaggcatgagacaccATCACCCGGCTGCCAATGGGGCTTTGGGAGTTAGGAAGCTTGTAGCCTTTGCTGGGCTGATAGTGGGAAGGTTCTCTTATGGGGCTGATGCCTGGTTTGGGTGGAGTTTCCTTTACGGCAGTTGTACCAGATGATGTCAGTGTCTGGTGAATAGGCGCTGGCCTGGGGTAGAGCGGTTTGGTGTTTTGCCACTTGGGCACTAGAGACAAGGTCCAACCTTGTGGGGAGGCTCTTAAAGccaagaggggaagggaagagagggccCCAACATAGGGCAGACTTACTTGAGTATGGACAGGGAAACATTCTGCTTCCAGGGGCTGTCCTTGCGCATGCCGATGCCGAAGCCTGAGCGGAAGAACAGCTCACCGGTTGTCACCAGGTCACATTTCTGTGACGCCTCGAACTCCAGCACCGCTGAGTCCCAGATGAAGGCATGGAGCTTGCTGCCGGCAGAGGTGGAGTCAAAGGAGCCCCGCGTAGCCTGGTCACCCCACCCTGCTCACACTTCAGCCCAGACACCCTCCACTGTGTTTCCTGAGTGAGCGGGTCCCCTTTGCCTGGCCCTTTACCGTCCCACCCAGCCAGGGCGGCCTTTCGGGTGCTCGCTCACTTGTCCCGCACAGCCTGGATGGCCTCTGCTGCGCTCTCGTAGTTGTGCTTCTCCATGTGCCGATACATAGTGCTCAGCTCCACCTGCCTCCGGAAGTAGATGTCCACGGAACTCTGCTTCACAGTCGCATAGATGAACTTGTCCGAGGGGTTTCTGAGCTGCAGGGACAGAGGCCTCAGCTCACGGCTGCCCCCTAGgctccaccaggagcagacaCTTCCTCTCAACCTCTTcttgacacatacacacacagacacacacacacacactgccccacAGCCCTGGAGCCTCACCCTGGGGTCATTGATGCCTGTGATACGCTCCTCAGGCCGATCCAGCACCAGGAAGGCTGCCAGGTTGGCAGTATAGGAAGCCACGATGATCATGGCAAAACCAGCCCACACCATGCCTAGGATCCGTGCAGAGAAGCTCCGGGGAGCACCTGTGGGCAGAGACTTAGGTCAGTTCCCCGGAAAGCAGGGGATGCAGCCGGGAAGGACCCTGGCTTCGTCTCACCTTCCCCGATGCCAGAGTTGAGCAGGACACCCCAGGAGAACCACATGGCAGAGGACAGGGTCAGcgcatcctcctcttcctcctcactgtTCACCTTGAACCGGCCAAATGGACTGCAGAGTGcaaaggggaggtgggagagagggcGGGAAAGAGGACAGGAGAGGCAGCTCTGCCCAGCCCTGCCAGTTCTGCCCACCCTCTAGACGGAGGGGTCCAGCTCCCTCCACGGCGCTCACCTGAAGCGGTCCAGCAGATAGAGCATTACTGCCACCACGTGCACCGACAGCCCCACTAGCAACCACAGCGTGCTCTGGAAGGGCTGCATGAACGAGTCCAGCGTGCTCCGGGGAATCTCCTGCAGGTGAACAGGGAATCAGCATTGCCTGGGCCCTCCATGCCCCCACTCCATCCCTACTTGAGCCCTGCCTACCTTCTTGACCAGAATGGTCAGGCCCTGGTACTTGAAGGGCTTGGAGAACTCTATGTATTGTGCACGCTCATTGTTGATGGTCAGCGGTGCCACAATCATGTCTGCTTGACCACTGAGCAGCTCTCCCATCATCCCATTCCActcctttttgttgctgttgtttaccTGCGAAGCGACAGAGCCAGTGGGGCTGCAGACAGGGTGGGTATGGTTCCCCGAACGAACGAATGAGCATTCCTAGACCTTAGTCCTAGCAcacgggggagggagggggatgaCGACATCTCCTGTTCCGTATCTAGCTCATCTCTaaagcccagccccagccccttcGAACAAGGCTCTACCCACCCCCAAAGACTTTCCAATGAATCCATCTCAGCTCATGAATCCCACTAGCCCCTTCCTCCAGGCCCCGCCCCTGCCATCCACTCCATACCCGCTCCTGTGTGCCAAACTTGCCATCTGCCACCAGGTGGACCTCGTAGGTAAAGTTCATGGTCCGTGCCAACTTGATAAGCAGGTCAATGCAGAAGCCATAGCAGCACTGAGGCACCGTGTGGCGTGCTGTGGACAGTTACAGAATAGTATCAGCGGGCTCCCAATTTCACTGCCCAGTACCCTACCACACTCTGCCCGGCACTCACGGCTGCCTGGCGAGGTGTCATTGGGCCCTGTGCAGATCACCTTCTTGACTGGGTCACCGTTAACCGTGAATTCCTCCTTGCATGTCCCATCACTCAGTGTGGGTTTGACGTACACAAAGGGCTCTTGGTGGATTGTCACTATCTGGGGGAAAGACAAGAACCAGCCTGGGCCACCTGCCCTTGGTTGTCCCCAGGGCTGGCAGCTTCTCGGCACACAGCAACCCCTCGTCTCCATCTTTCTTCCGGTGCTCTGTGAAATCCCCACCCGGGCGCTGTCCCACTGGTTTCAGAGGTCAGTCCACATCCTTCTGACATGGTTAGCATCGGTTCTGCCCTCGGGGTACGGATACAAGTCTGGTGAGGTGCTGAAGTGGGGTACAGACTTCCCTAGCCATCGGCCCTGGCTCATCAAAGTGCCTCCTGCAATGCTGTCCTCTTCTTGTAGCCCCTTTCCTCTGATCCCAGTTCATATATCACTCTGTCGCAGTATGACTGTGTAGTATTTGCTGTGTGGATCGGCACAAACTCTGACCAATCACAGAGGAGAAACTCTGCATCCTTGCCAGGGCCACCCTGGCCTCCACTGGCAGGTAGCCTTCAGTCTTTGAcccttgtccttttttttttttttccgagacagggtttctctgtggctttggagtctgtcctggaactagctcttgtagaccaggctggcctcgaactcacagagatccacctgcctcagactcccgagcgctgggattaacggcgtgcgccaccaccgcccggctccagctttatttttttacttttaaaatttgttattcaATGAACActggtgtgagggtgttggatcccctggaagtggagttacagacagttgtgaactaccatgtgggtgctgggaattgaaccccgggtccTCCCCTGgatcacctctccagccctactctTGTCTTTCTAAAAATTCCTTTccaagggttggagagatggctcagtggttaagagcatcgactgctcttccagaggacctgagttcaattcccagcaaccacatggtggctcacaatcatctgaaatgagatctggtgccctcttctggcctgcaggtatacatgcagacagaatactgagattattgtaaaaaaaaattcctttccaaggtatgtttacatgtatgtttgtgttcctgtgtactcatgcatgtgtgcaactGCACACGGAAGCCAGAGGccaatgtcaggtgtctttctctgtcgctgtctatttttactatgtaagcatttttattttattttatgtgtgtgcctgagtatatgtatgtgtatcacatacaGGTAAGAGCCCACCTACAGAAATCAGAAGGAGGCATCaaaagccctggaactggagtcacaaatggttgtgaactgccatgtgggtgctaggacttgaacccaggtcctctggaagagcaatgagtgctcttaacctctgagaggCTATCTTTCTGgcccctattttattttaaagatttgtttatttgtattttatgtgtatgggtgttttgctggcAGATATGTCCGTGCTCCAGGTGCATACAGTGCCCACGCAAGCCAGAAAGAACgctggctcccctggaactgcgGTTACAGTTGCTGTGAGCTGcagggtgggtgctgggacttgaacccggtcctctggaagagcaatcagtgctcttaaccatttagccatctctccagctccgttattattattattattgagacatgATGGAGGCAAGCTCTGGAGACTGTCTCCGCCCGCTCACTATATCAACATCATGGTTAACAAGGAGTACAGTATGCAGCCACACCCAGACTTTTATATGGATGCAGAAATCCAAATTCATGCTACTCATTGGGCTATTTGCcaatccccattttttttttgagaaagggtcttattATGTACCTCAAGCTGATGTGGAATCCCTATGTAgaccatggtggccttgaactcacagagatccacctgacccTGACTTTTaatactagaattaaaggcacgtCCTACCaactccagatttttttttaagacagggctgcatacagtccagctggcctcttgctatgtagctgaggataaccttaaCCCCTGATTCTCTTTcatctacctccagagtgctgggtttaaaggcaagTTCCACCACGCTTAGTTAATGCTCCTCTCCCAGGGCTGCCTCTTCAGCAACACTTCGGCTTTggccctcttccctccccttctcctaggACCCATAGTCTGGAGGCTGGGGACAGGCACAAGTCTGAGGTACTGGAACGGAACACAGCTGGCTGCTGAGGGCCTCAATGGGATGTGGAGAACAGAGGGGTAGGCAGACCAAGGACTGGACGGCAAAGCTGGCTGTGGTGACAGGCAGTGGAGGAGGAACACTCAGCTGGGAGTCTTgagaaggaagagacaagagAAGGGGACAGGACCATATTCCTTTTTCTATACAAGTATAGGTGCTAGTGCTGCCAAAAACTTGATGAGGGGGCTAGGGGGCATGAcaaacggctcagcagttaagagaacctGCAGTTACAGATGACTCAATTCTGTTCTTACCACCCACAGAGCGGCTTACAACCATCATTCCTATTTCGGGGATTCTGCGTTTTATTCTGCCTGGGGGCACCAGAcgtacacatggtacacatgtatgcatatatgtatgtatatattacacaCGTATATGTATactatgcacacatatgtgtgtatatatgtatgtgtatatatatgtatgtgtatatatactatgtacacatatgtgtatgtatatatattatattcaggaaaacacttatacacataaaataaaatgtaacaaatcAGTGACTCCAGAAACATGGCTAATAGCCATCTGCACCTTGATGGGTCCCCTTGGTTAGtgatatttgttatttgtttgttttgtttttaattttcaaagcagggtttctttgtgtagccttggctgtcctggaactagctgcatagaccaagctggcctgaactcacagagatccacctgcgtctgcctcccaagtgctgggattaagggcgtgtgccactcCCCAGTGCTTTCAAACTTGACAACATCAGGGGCCTGAGCTGCAAACAGATATGACATTGGCTTTGCAAGCGACATGCTGATTCATCCTGGGAGGAATGGAGGCGGGCGCTTGCTAGGTGAGACCATGGCCCCAGATATTTGATGGCATTGAGAGAAGGGTGGCTGGGCACGCGGCACTTCAGGTCCTGTCCTTGGAGCTCTATGGTATCAGAGCTGGGTGTGCTGTGTCTCAACATGAAGAGGAACTCAGAATAGTTCTTAGGCAGAGGGAATGGATGAACCAAGGGAATGTGTGAATCAGGCTGGGAAGAGGTTacgaagagggagccagatcaaGAAGGGGGTTCTTGGGATCCCAGGGAGAAAGGGGACACCAAAGAACATCAATTCTAAGCTGAACTCTGCCCTGCAGCCCAGAGTACCCACCGTCTGCCCCCACTAATCAGTTCTACCTCAGACTTAGCTGGAGCTGGGGCAGGATAAAGTGCTAGAGAGAGCCTTTTGGGCAGAAACTGCTGCTTCTCAGGCCGGgcgggggtggcgcacgcctttaatcccagcacttgggaggcagaggcaggtggatctctgtgagttcgaggccagcctggtctgatctacaagagctagttccaggacaggctccaaaaccacagagaaaccctgtcaaccctgtctcaaaaaaccaaaaaaaaaaaaaaaaaaaaaaagaaagaaagaatagaaaaaaagaaaaagaaaccgcTGCTTCTCCTTCCCCCTGCCTAGACCCCTGCCTCCTCTGCCGCTGCCACATGTGCCAGAACCAGCTGCTAGCAAACTCATCTCCACGTCCTTTATTTGTGTGCTGTGCCCACACCCCCTTTCCTCCTGGCCTGAAGGAGTAATGAAGTGTTGGTGATGGGAAGGCTGGAATATTTCAACGGGGTCCCTCACCTTTAATCTCGTGGACATCTGGTATCCTCgaggcttctctgtctctcccccaggCCAGATGATCTTCCGG comes from the Microtus pennsylvanicus isolate mMicPen1 chromosome 9, mMicPen1.hap1, whole genome shotgun sequence genome and includes:
- the Grin1 gene encoding glutamate receptor ionotropic, NMDA 1 isoform X8, whose translation is MSTMHLLTFALLFSCSFARAACDPKIVNIGAVLSTRKHEQMFREAVNQANKRHGSWKIQLNATSVTHKPNAIQMALSVCEDLISSQVYAILVSHPPTPNDHFTPTPVSYTAGFYRIPVLGLTTRMSIYSDKSIHLSFLRTVPPYSHQSSVWFEMMRVYNWNHIILLVSDDHEGRAAQKRLETLLEERESKAEKVLQFDPGTKNVTALLMEARELEARVIILSASEDDAATVYRAAAMLNMTGSGYVWLVGEREISGNALRYAPDGIIGLQLINGKNESAHISDAVGVVAQAVHELLEKENITDPPRGCVGNTNIWKTGPLFKRVLMSSKYADGVTGRVEFNEDGDRKFANYSIMNLQNRKLVQVGIYNGTHVIPNDRKIIWPGGETEKPRGYQMSTRLKIVTIHQEPFVYVKPTLSDGTCKEEFTVNGDPVKKVICTGPNDTSPGSPRHTVPQCCYGFCIDLLIKLARTMNFTYEVHLVADGKFGTQERVNNSNKKEWNGMMGELLSGQADMIVAPLTINNERAQYIEFSKPFKYQGLTILVKKEIPRSTLDSFMQPFQSTLWLLVGLSVHVVAVMLYLLDRFSPFGRFKVNSEEEEEDALTLSSAMWFSWGVLLNSGIGEGAPRSFSARILGMVWAGFAMIIVASYTANLAAFLVLDRPEERITGINDPRLRNPSDKFIYATVKQSSVDIYFRRQVELSTMYRHMEKHNYESAAEAIQAVRDNKLHAFIWDSAVLEFEASQKCDLVTTGELFFRSGFGIGMRKDSPWKQNVSLSILKSHENGFMEDLDKTWVRYQECDSRSNAPATLTFENMAGVFMLVAGGIVAGIFLIFIEIAYKRHKDARRKQMQLAFAAVNVWRKNLQQYHPTDITGPLNLSDPSVSTVV
- the Grin1 gene encoding glutamate receptor ionotropic, NMDA 1 isoform X7, producing MSTMHLLTFALLFSCSFARAACDPKIVNIGAVLSTRKHEQMFREAVNQANKRHGSWKIQLNATSVTHKPNAIQMALSVCEDLISSQVYAILVSHPPTPNDHFTPTPVSYTAGFYRIPVLGLTTRMSIYSDKSIHLSFLRTVPPYSHQSSVWFEMMRVYNWNHIILLVSDDHEGRAAQKRLETLLEERESKAEKVLQFDPGTKNVTALLMEARELEARVIILSASEDDAATVYRAAAMLNMTGSGYVWLVGEREISGNALRYAPDGIIGLQLINGKNESAHISDAVGVVAQAVHELLEKENITDPPRGCVGNTNIWKTGPLFKRVLMSSKYADGVTGRVEFNEDGDRKFANYSIMNLQNRKLVQVGIYNGTHVIPNDRKIIWPGGETEKPRGYQMSTRLKIVTIHQEPFVYVKPTLSDGTCKEEFTVNGDPVKKVICTGPNDTSPGSPRHTVPQCCYGFCIDLLIKLARTMNFTYEVHLVADGKFGTQERVNNSNKKEWNGMMGELLSGQADMIVAPLTINNERAQYIEFSKPFKYQGLTILVKKEIPRSTLDSFMQPFQSTLWLLVGLSVHVVAVMLYLLDRFSPFGRFKVNSEEEEEDALTLSSAMWFSWGVLLNSGIGEGAPRSFSARILGMVWAGFAMIIVASYTANLAAFLVLDRPEERITGINDPRLRNPSDKFIYATVKQSSVDIYFRRQVELSTMYRHMEKHNYESAAEAIQAVRDNKLHAFIWDSAVLEFEASQKCDLVTTGELFFRSGFGIGMRKDSPWKQNVSLSILKSHENGFMEDLDKTWVRYQECDSRSNAPATLTFENMAGVFMLVAGGIVAGIFLIFIEIAYKRHKDARRKQMQLAFAAVNVWRKNLQSTGGGRGALQNQKDTVLPRRAIEREEGQLQLCSRHRES